In Leishmania infantum JPCM5 genome chromosome 12, one genomic interval encodes:
- the ALAT gene encoding alanine aminotransferase, whose amino-acid sequence MLRHAARSLSPKQCYISPRVIEAEYAVRGLIPARADEIKADLATGRGSYAFESLVYCNIGNPQSVGQMPLTFYRQVMALVDAPSLLEDAVIAARLPEDAVARARRYLAEIGTGTGAYTESFGYRFARAAVAEHINKLDHGVSPAATVNDICLTDGASMGAKLFLQLLVGGASDAVMIPVPQYPLYSAQIALLGGVKVPYFLHESEGWAMKLPDLVAAYERCVTESGATPRLFVCINPGNPTGNVLERCVMEDVVRFCHERGMLLLADEVYQENVYDTRRRFLSFREVVLGMPEPYCSETMLVSLHSTSKGVIGECGRRGGYFCMTNLPAALRQQVVKLCSINLCANVNGQLMTALMCSPPREGETSYAMHQRECDAIFTGMKERAELLARELGNVRGLSCQPVEGAMYAFPRIVLPERYAQRNEELNAKEGRRLALDARWALELLESSGIVVVPGSGFGQEPGTLHFRITILPPLEQIDRMVRAIREFQDRIYEQYA is encoded by the coding sequence ATGTTGCGCCACGCTGCTCGCAGCTTGTCACCAAAGCAATGCTACATAAGCCCTCGCGTCATTGAGGCGGAATACGCCGTGCGGGGGCTGATCCCGGCGCGCGCAGATGAGATCAAGGCGGACTTGGCCACTGGCCGCGGCTCCTACGCCTTCGAAAGCCTTGTGTACTGCAACATCGGCAACCCGCAGTCGGTGGGGCAGATGCCGCTAACGTTCTACCGACAAGTGATGGCGCTCGTGGATGCGCCGTCCCTGCTGGAAGATGCGGTAAtcgctgcgcggctgccagaggacgccgttgcgcgcgcgcgcaggtacCTTGCGGAGATTGGGACGGGTACCGGCGCGTACACAGAGTCGTTCGGCTACCGGTttgcgcgcgctgccgttgccgagCACATTAACAAGCTCGACCACGGCGTGAGCCCCGCTGCGACGGTGAACGATATCTGTCTGACAGACGGCGCGAGCATGGGTGCGAAGCTgttcctgcagctgcttgtGGGCGGCGCGAGCGACGCTGTGATGATCCCGGTTCCGCAGTATCCGCTATACTCTGCTCAGATTGCGTTACTTGGCGGGGTGAAGGTGCCCTACTTCCTGCACGAGTCGGAGGGGTGGGCGATGAAGTTGCCGGACCTTGTTGCCGCGTACGAGCGGTGCGTGACCGAGAgcggcgcgacgccgcgcttgtttgtgtgcatCAACCCCGGGAACCCGACGGGGAATGTGCTGGAGCGCTGCGTGATGGAGGACGTCGTGCGTTTCTGCCACGAGCgcggcatgctgctgcttgcggaCGAGGTGTACCAGGAGAACGTGTATGACACACGGCGCCGGTTTTTGAGCTTTCGCGAGGTGGTACTTGGGATGCCTGAGCCGTACTGCTCGGAGACGATGCTTGTGTCGCTGCACTCGACATCAAAAGGAGTGATTGGTGAAtgcgggcggcgcggcgggtaTTTCTGCATGACGAACctgcctgctgcgctgcgccagcaggtTGTGAAACTGTGCTCGATCAACCTGTGTGCAAATGTAAACGGGCAGTTGATGACTGCGCTGAtgtgctcgccgccgcgcgaagGCGAAACGAGCTACGCGATGCACCAGCGCGAGTGCGACGCGATCTTTACGGGCATGAAGGAGCGCGctgagctgctggcgcgcgagCTTGGGAATGTGCGCGGGCTCTCGTGCCAGCCGGTGGAGGGCGCGATGTACGCGTTCCCGAGAATTGTGTTGCCTGAGCGGTACGCCCAGCGGAACGAGGAGCTGAACGCGAAGGAGGGTCGGCGGCTTGCGCTGGACGCGCGGTgggcgctggagctgctggagtcGAGCGGGATCGTTGTTGTGCCCGGGTCTGGGTTCGGGCAGGAACCCGGGACGCTGCACTTCCGGATAACGATTCTCCCGCCTCTTGAACAGATCGATCGGATGGTGCGTGCAATCCGCGAGTTCCAGGACCGGATCTACGAGCAGTACGCGTAA